Part of the Panthera uncia isolate 11264 chromosome F2, Puncia_PCG_1.0, whole genome shotgun sequence genome, CAATCCTGTCCTTACTGACGCTGTCCCGAGAAGGACGAGCAGCCCCAGCTCGAGCCCAACAAGCTGAATGCCAGACACAGTCATAATCCTGAGAAAGCACAACTTCCCTGTGCGTCCTTCATCAGGCAAACAAGCCCAGATGGCTTCGAAGTGCACGAAAACACAGCTCCGAAAAGCGATTCTCAACTATTAGTCATTCCAAAGGTAACCAGTGCTTCTCTGCGATCAGTCATTCCAGGGGCACACAATGGTGCTGGCAGTTACAAAACAAAGTGACGCTTGAGAAACCCTGCAGAATATCTCTCACTCCCTAGAGCTCCTCACGTTGGCCCTGATGTCCACCTGAGAAGGAACATGAAAAGGGAATCTGAGGCCTTTTAAAATCTAAGATTttaatttgaactttaaaaacagccaacttaggagcacctgggtggctcagtaggttgattGTCCAactcccagggttgtgagatcgagccccgcgctggagtctgtgctgagcatgcaatctgcttaggattttctctctctctctctctctctctctctctctctctctctctcagggttgtgagatcgagccccgcgctggAGTCCGTGCTGAGCATGCaatctgcttaggattttctctctctctctccctccctccctccctccctccctcgaaTAAAATAGCTAGCTTTTTGTACAAGCTTAAAGCTGGAAAGCTAGTTTCCCTATAATTTAAAGCAGTCATTCTTAACCTCTTTTCTACAACAACAAACCTGATACATAagacatcctccccaacactcaTTTAGCAACGCTAAAGCAAGGGAATGAAGTTAATACGCTACAGTAATTCTTATCCTTTTCCTTCCCTAATTCAGTCTTAATAACAAAGCTGCACCGTTTGATTGCTTTGATTTGGACTCTATTGCTTAGTCTCATCAATTTTATATCTCAAATCCATCCACttcccactgccaccaccctAGTCCAGGCCACCACCATCTCCTGCCTGGACAACCACAGAAATCTCATCACCGGTCTGCCTGCTTCCATCCTGGCCCCACTCTGGCTGATTTTCCATACTGTAGCCGGAGTGATTTTGGAAACAGCACTGTGTCTTTCACTCTAAAATAACCAAGGCTTATTAGATAACAACTGCTTATTAGATAACAGCCATGTGAGACCATTCAAAGAAATCCTCATTTTGCAAGTGAGGAAATTCAAGGCCAAAAGAATATTGGAATCACCCACCCAAGGTAAGACAGAACTGAAGTCAGAAGTCAGAAACGCCCCGGCCTCATTTTAATGAGCCATACTGCTTCTCCCAGATATGTAGTTCATTCTCAATGTGTTAACAGAAGACAAATGCAATGACTCGGATTGGTCTAGAGCCTGCATTCAGGgccacaaaatattaaaataggttGCCAGGAGAAAAGAGGAGTGAGAACCCAGCCTAAACTTACGTATTAAGGTTCACTCGCATGTAGATCCTTGGGTCTCAGGATCCACCTTCTCTAGCCAACTAGAGGGCAGGGGCGGCATTCCAGATCCAAGACTATGTGGTCCACATGGGGAGCGTAGGATTTCACTGGTTGGATGTGCAGGATTTGTGTCTTCCATGGTTTCCCGTGCACCTGCTGCAGAAGGGTGGCAATACGAGTTTCTGCAGATTCTGCCCACCTCTGCCACTCTGGTTTGGTGGCTGCTGGCAGTGTCTTTCTCTTAGAATCCCCGGTAGCTCCATTTGTCCCTTGGTTGGTGATAATTTGCTGAGGATAAGGCCAATGCTCCTTCTCCATTTCACTGCTTCCAAGAGGCTGGAGATTCTTCCCTGGGAAAGATTCCACATTTTGGTGGATATGCAAAATGCCCCCAGCATCCTGTTTTAGCACCTGGCAGGCAATGGGCCAGCCTTCTTCAGAGCTGGGAATCAGCCCCAGGTTCACCCTGTCTGCAATGTTTGAGAGCTTCAGTTTTCTGTTATCCCCAAAGTGTATTTGGCACCGATGTGCCACTCCATTGATCTCAAGATTAGTTCTCAGGGCAACTACAGCATGGGGGTTCCACTCACAGGCGTGGACGAAGGCGGCACCAGCATGGACCAGGAAGGGCAACGTAAAATAGCCAATCCCTGCGTAGAGATCCACCAGCACCTCTCTGGCACAGGGCAGCGATGCCACTCGAAGCTTCTCGGTGATGTTTCCGAAGGAGAACATGCACTGGGTCACGTCAAACTTATATCGGATCCCATTATCGACATGCTCTACCCAGCCATGGTCGCCCAGCAGCAGAGTCACGGCTGGTGTTCGAGTGCCGTCTGGTGATACCCGCCCTCGTTTGGCCACACGACGGACGCCAAGGGCCGACGCAACAGTCTCCCAGAGTTCTGGTTCCAGATTTTTCCACTGCTTGGCTTGGAAACAGTCTTCACTCAGCAACAAGAGGTTACCATGTCGCTGCCAAGATCGGGGCAAATCAGCCTCCAACTCAGCTGACCACGTCACTCCCCGGCCCTCTACCCAGCGACTCACTTCAAGACACAGCCTTTGGGCAGGTGCACAACTCTGAGCCTTCTTGGAGGGAACAGGATCCAGGAGCTGGGTTACTATacaggtgctgcctggggccacACAATTCCTCAGCTCCCGCAGGTGCTGTTCACGGAGAGCCTCGCCCAGCACGGGTAGCGCCACGGTGCCATCCGGCATCTTTGCCACACGGTGCTGTCTATCCAAGAGTTTCTGCTTCTCGAGATATTCCCTGTATCGCTGGGTAAACCGAGGCTCAGTCACAACTGCGACAACAGCCGCGTTCTTCCCACCTTCCCTTTCCATGTTGCTGGTGCCCCATTCTCTCCGAGTCCCTCCGCGAGACTCACTCAGACTCCACTCACCAGGACGGGGATCTCCACCGCAGCAGCGACAGGAAGAGCTGCGCGCACACCGCCCGCCGGAGCCGGAAGTGACGTAAAAATGGCAGGCCGGAACAAAAGGTTGATGCGCTTGCGGACAAATGCGTCGCTGTTGCCGTGGAGACGTTGCTGCCGCCATCTTTGTTGTGGTTGACCATGCCTTGCTTCGGTTTAACGGGAGATTAGTTAAAACAAGGAATTCTCTGGGCTCGAAAACTTAAAATTA contains:
- the TRMT12 gene encoding tRNA wybutosine-synthesizing protein 2 homolog, with the protein product MEREGGKNAAVVAVVTEPRFTQRYREYLEKQKLLDRQHRVAKMPDGTVALPVLGEALREQHLRELRNCVAPGSTCIVTQLLDPVPSKKAQSCAPAQRLCLEVSRWVEGRGVTWSAELEADLPRSWQRHGNLLLLSEDCFQAKQWKNLEPELWETVASALGVRRVAKRGRVSPDGTRTPAVTLLLGDHGWVEHVDNGIRYKFDVTQCMFSFGNITEKLRVASLPCAREVLVDLYAGIGYFTLPFLVHAGAAFVHACEWNPHAVVALRTNLEINGVAHRCQIHFGDNRKLKLSNIADRVNLGLIPSSEEGWPIACQVLKQDAGGILHIHQNVESFPGKNLQPLGSSEMEKEHWPYPQQIITNQGTNGATGDSKRKTLPAATKPEWQRWAESAETRIATLLQQVHGKPWKTQILHIQPVKSYAPHVDHIVLDLECRPCPLVG